The Drosophila suzukii chromosome X, CBGP_Dsuzu_IsoJpt1.0, whole genome shotgun sequence DNA window GTCCGAGTGCTGATATCAAGCCCGTCAATCGGCTGCCGTTGCGATGGCCAGCTGTCGCCAGCAGCGCCGACAGCATCGTCCGGAGAACAGCTACCCGCTGCAAACATAACACAGACTGGTCATGGAGAGgaaggagcagcagcaggagcaacaTCATCTGCAGGGCCAGGGACGCTCTAGTAGTAAACATCACAAATCCTGGCAGGTAGCCACCGCTGGCAAGGTCACCACCAAGGTCTAGCCTTGACCCGAAACGAAGAAACCACACACCACCAACCACAGAGAGCAGCAGGATGATCAGGAGGATTAGGAGGAGCAGGTCCTCGGGGGCAGGGGACGGCAATAAACATATccaaaaaaaacagaaacataTGCAACCCCCCAcaagaaaaaagaaaaccaaCTAAAAAACTGTtgcaattattattaaataattactaaaaacaaaaactataAGTgtacacaaaacaaaaaacactaaGAGCCACACACAGAAACTTTTGTAAAGCCAATTTTTGTAGCctactgtttttttttttgtatttttgtgtGAAACTAATGTGTTTTTTTGCTAATCGAGATACTTTTGCGCAAAAGGAGAATTGTAAAAAGCAAGCAAAAACGATAAACGAAACAAAATTAAGGcaaaaagtatatttttttgaaagCTAAATGACAATATTAactatatatgtatgtaaatcGGAAAACAAAATATCTATATGTATACACAAGGCAATTAGGGGACAATTCCCAGCTAGgatttctatatatttttctaaaaaaacgtaacaaacaaaaaaaagcgAGCTAAAAACTATACAACAAAtgatatatatactatatatatgtGTGAAACTAAATGTAACAAGCGAAAGAGAACACTTTTGTGCTAAAAACCAGGATAGAAATCAAGCATTCCCCACACatgcatacatatgtatatctacttatgataattataatttaattatttattcaaACACACACAGACAGGACACAGGAAAGTGCTAATGATCCACAATCCGGAATCCATGATAATAGGGGCTTTTCGAGATTCAAAATATTCGCAATACattccaaaaattaaaaaacgtGCAATCCCCTCCCCCGCCAACACTGTGCAACAAAGAAAAGCGAAGCTTTTCCTTTCTACCTTTATATTTTGGTTCTCGCGCAAGCCAATCTgcttttctattttttttttcgttttgtgTGTGTAGTTGAAACTTGTCGCGCGTGTTTTTTACAcatcaatatatatatataaatatataaatattttattttttaattatatcatCGATTTATGAATTGTATTATGATTTATGATTTATCTTTCTCGTCGAAAGTCGAAATGTGTGTgcatttttttcattttcgtTCTCTGTGCAAAATCTGTGCTTCCCTTCATTTAAGCGTGTTTTTAGCATAAATTTTAGTGAAAGATGAAAGAAACTAAAGCTGTATACGCCAATCGGGCCATATACAACGCTATATGTGAAGTTAATTGTATATTTAATGTCAAGCTACATAATGGATAACGAAAAACAAAACCAGAACATAATAAGAGTAAAACTACgaatgaaatgaaaaaaaCTATTTGTTGAAAGaataaaccttttttttattattatacatACGGGGGGAAAATTGTAAGATGAAGAAAACTAAAACATTCAATAAagaaaaatcataaaaaatgtaaaaacacAAAGCGCACTTCGGTGGACATTTATAAGTGTCAGATCTCTATTGGTAAGTATAGATACAAGGAAGGGTCTTATtggttatatttttaaattcgcTTAATCTTTAGTTCATTTCCgcaatttttcatttttcaaaaTGAGCCAGCAAGTGACGCTATCTTGAcaaatttgcatttttcaAAATGAGCCAGAAAGTGACGCTATCTtgattattgttgttgttgttgtttattttCCTAACTgtaaattttcaaaatgagCCAGAAAGTGGCGTTATCTTGACTCTGCTCAGTTATATGCTTTTGGAAATGAGCCAGATGGTGACGCTATCTTGACAACTCTTTACAATTTTACACTGAAAAAAAGTATTTCTAAAACTATAAAACACCAAGTAAAAAACCAAGATAAACTTTTTGTTGAAAGAATAAactcttttttattattatacatACGGGGGGAAAATcgtaaaataaagaaaattaaaacattcaatGAAGGAAAATCATGAAAAATGTATAAACACAAAGTGAAACTTCAGGTGACATTCATCATGTTCTTCGTGGCCAGCCGGCAGTTAGTATCATATTTCTATTGGTAGGTGTACAAATATACTATAAAGAGGTTTACTGGTTAGGTTTTCGATTTCGCATTATCTTTGTGCATCTATATCTAGCGAGGgttcgtttttattttaaatttcatcTGGATTTGATAAATCTTTTCGCAACCTGGAATCTACAACTATTCGCTTTTAAACGTTTCGATTCAAAGTCGGTTGCATTCACTGAATGCGTAGAAAAACGCTTAAAATCGACATGGTAAATCTGGTTGTGGATAAGTACAATACAAATCGTTTTCGAGCCAATTTCgtgaaaaaatgtattcttATGTTAGCACACCTATTTAGTCACTACTTTACGTCAAATCGAATAGAAATTGCAAGTAAAAAAGCTTTACATGATTTACAACATTCAGAGTGGCTGCTCCTACTTAACCCTCTCTTACATTATTACATATCCTTTCTAGGATCGTTTGCAATCGATTCGCGCGGTGTTCTAATAAATTAGTTGTTACATTTGAGCTTAACGCTATGGACCTATCGACCTGCAGCTGACCCCGCCACGATGATGATTGAATGAGGCTTCAGGCGGAGGCAACTACCGGTCGTAAACAGTTAGAGTAGGAGAATTGCTTAAGTCTTGGGCTGAGGCAGATACTCTCGTCATCATCTTGGCGATTTCGATTTCGATCGCGACATCGATCTCCGTCGGTGCTGTCGGTGCTAATCTAACTTAACTAGGGCTCTTAGttagttgctgctgctgctgttggcgCTGTGGCTGCGAATGTTTGGCTAGTCGCTTGTCTTCAGGCGCTTCACGGGCCCATCGCTGCCCTGCGAGTTCGAGTCCTCGGAGAAGGGCATACTCGACACGAAGTCGGCGCCCTGGCTGTCGGACACGACGGAGAAACCTGCGAAAAGACTGATGTTAGCATGGCTCTGATGGCTAAGGTCGTGAAAATCAACATGAATTAGACAGAGTAAACAAGATGAAATAAGACTGAACACAAAAACTACGTGTTTTTATGCCTAAAACTAAGGAGCCTAAACTACATTTATAATGTGATGACTAAACGACGGTTTATACATTTCTCTTCCCCCTATTCCTAGAGATATTGGATACTGATTAGCATTAACCATAAACGTTTAAAACAATAACTGGGTTAaatagtttaaataaaattgtataaaGAACCGTATCCAATTCGTAGTAAAATGAGTGCACTTTGGTGAACCCAAAAGGTTTGTTACATACTACGAAGGGAGTTCTAGCCTGTAAAGTGCTTGTTTTAAGGCCTAAAACTAAATGGTTTCGACCAAATCTTTGATTGTCAGATCATTTTGCTAACAGTAATGACAATGTCTTAATATCTTTTGGGAAAGGTGCGCCAGCCTATGTAATAAATGCTCACAGGTGTTGGAGTCCTCGGCGGTGAGTCCCTGGTAGCTGGGCGTGATCTGAGGCGGCGTGGGCGTGCCCTTCTGCGAGTTCTCCTTGTCGCTCTTGCTGCCGCTGACGGGCGCCACTCCTGAGCCGGTGGGCGGTCGCCGGGCAGCGGTCGATCCCGGCGAGGCCTCCAGCTTGGACTTCTTCTCGCTGGCGGAGGCGATGGGCACCCATTTGTAGATCTTCATGGTGGTGTCGCTGATGGTCACCCACTTCTTCTCCCAGTGGCGCACCTTGTCCACCGCCTGCATCACGCGCTTGATGTCATCCTTGGCCCGGCTGCGGGTTTCCGCCCGCACGCTGCGCGACATGTCCGTAGTTCGATGGGGCTGGCGCTGGCCTTTCCCGCTTTCCTCGCTTTTCCTTTGCCCAAGTCGGCGTCTCGCGAAAAGCCGCTAAGTGTTTTCCGCGACTTCCGGCTGATTTACACTGGCGCCCTTGTTTCCGGGCCTTTGGGGTGGTGCCTAATACTGCTGTCTGCGGTTTCGGTGGTCTTCCAGCCCTTTGGTCAACAAGTATTGGTGATTATATGCCAAATTCGCAAAAGATtattattacaacaaaataaaatgcaatcgATATTTGGAGGCGTGATGTTAGTGGTGGCGGAAAATCGATGTTTCTTAAGCATTATCATAAAACATCGATACTCGCTTACAATATCGATATATTTATCCTTCGCACATCCATTCACGTTTCAGTCGCCGTTCTTCCACcactaatttaaatttaaatctttACAGTCTGTCTCTCCTTTTAACAGAAATgttaagaaacaaaaaaaaaaatgatcgAAATACACTTATGTAGATTAGGAGGATTTGTGTATTTTTAGCTAAGAACCACGAAGAACATTTAGCTAAACATGGCTTAGAATAATTGCTATAGTGCGACAGCTCTTCTATTTTTGAaagttgtattgtatttttctttattGCATGCttgaaaacatattaaaaattcatGAAATAGTTATGTCGCATTCTAATTTCTTAGAAAATTCAAAATAACTATCGAAATATCGCTTCAATTTTGCTATCATTTCTGTTAACAGATGTTAGTGATGTGGCTCAAACATCGATGACCGGCACGGAATACCGATGTTTTCCGATACCCAAGACCATCGATATCTCCTCCGATGTTTAAACGGAAGCATCGATGTTCCCATCGACGATCTCCCACCTCTAGTCTGCGACCGACCCGACAAAATTATGCGTACGCTCcgctttttttttatttattttttcgtaATCCGAACGCCCTGCCGCCCattgaaatgaaatgaaaaatcGCACAAGACCGGAAAAGTGCCAAGTTAAATGTTCGCAGTGTGCTGTGCGTGCGAATGGGAGcgataattaaaaaatgaaatcgCAGGCGACGccgaaataaaaaacaaaaaaacgtTGCAGCAACAACGTGCGTgcgtgtgtgcgagtgtgtgtgtgtgagtgttgGTATATGTGAAGAGCCAGGAGAGCGAGTGA harbors:
- the BCL7-like gene encoding B-cell CLL/lymphoma 7 protein family member A, with the translated sequence MSRSVRAETRSRAKDDIKRVMQAVDKVRHWEKKWVTISDTTMKIYKWVPIASASEKKSKLEASPGSTAARRPPTGSGVAPVSGSKSDKENSQKGTPTPPQITPSYQGLTAEDSNTCFSVVSDSQGADFVSSMPFSEDSNSQGSDGPVKRLKTSD